Proteins encoded together in one Polypterus senegalus isolate Bchr_013 chromosome 16, ASM1683550v1, whole genome shotgun sequence window:
- the gdf3 gene encoding protein DVR-1, with translation MMGADVKSTLLTLALCFSFTACFGDDLTTQERLFLSSMGLSSRPKPSTRIPVPSMLWKIFETKAMPDASGSDGCRVAEFNVRGNIVRYIQDQGAAIPVLSSQCSTCLEKLLYFNMSVLEDIEELTMAQLEVSFDHNFYDLFRNAETFSLSLFKNVKTPLKGVPHESNRKLLLSQSLEPSHKMIHFNLTKLAQVWRDHQKNIGLVLALHPAKTRSGGLLAMDSPIHPHHFRARAIFSTSLVVVSLNPLQCRSRRKRSAYYLPVTPSNVCKPRRLYVDFKDVGWQDWIIAPQGYMANYCQGECPFPLSESLNGTNHAILQTLVHSFDPKGTPQPCCVPIKLSPISMLYYDNNDNVVLRHYEDMVVDECGCR, from the exons ATGATGGGCGCTGACGTGAAATCGACGCTTTTGACACTCGCCTTGTGCTTTTCTTTCACGGCCTGTTTCGGAGATGATTTGACAACACAGGAGAGGCTTTTTTTAAGTTCCATGGGACTGTCTAGCAGACCCAAGCCGTCAACGCGAATCCCGGTGCCATCCATGCTCTGGAAGATCTTTGAAACGAAAGCCATGCCTGATGCTTCTGGAAGTGACGGCTGTAGGGTGGCCGAGTTTAACGTGCGGGGGAACATCGTCCGGTATATTCAAGATCAAG GAGCTGCCATCCCAGTATTAAGCAGTCAGTGCTCAACATGTCTGGAGAAACTTCTTTACTTCAATATGTCCGTCTTGGAGGACATTGAAGAGCTCACCATGGCACAGCTGGAGGTGAGCTTCGACCACAACTTTTATGACCTCTTTAGAAATGCCGAGACTTTTAGCTTGtcgctttttaaaaatgtaaagacgCCTTTGAAGGGAGTACCACACGAGTCTAACCGAAAACTGCTCCTGTCCCAATCTCTGGAGCCCTCTCATAAAATGATCCATTTTAACCTCACAAAACTGGCACAGGTATGGAGGGATCACCAGAAGAACATCGGCCTGGTCCTCGCCCTGCACCCTGCGAAGACGCGATCGGGTGGTTTGCTGGCAATGGACAGTCCCATACACCCTCACCATTTCAGGGCTCGGGCCATCTTCAGCACATCTCTAGTGGTGGTCTCGCTGAACCCCCTTCAGTGTAGGTCGAGGAGGAAGCGAAGTGCTTACTACCTGCCCGTGACACCAAGTAATGTCTGCAAGCCCCGAAGACTGTATGTTGATTTCAAGGATGTTGGGTGGCAAGACTGGATAATTGCCCCCCAGGGATACATGGCCAACTACTGCCAAGGGGAGTGCCCATTTCCATTAAGTGAGAGTCTCAACGGAACCAATCATGCCATCCTTCAGACATTGGTTCACTCCTTCGACCCAAAAGGCACTCCACAACCGTGCTGTGTTCCTATTAAATTATCGCCCATCTCGATGCTTTACTATGACAACAACGATAACGTGGTCCTCCGGCATTACGAAGACATGGTGGTGGACGAGTGTGGCTGCAGATGa